The following proteins are encoded in a genomic region of Roseofilum reptotaenium CS-1145:
- a CDS encoding DUF1822 family protein, which yields MMKTNPTIAIPLTLTAHEQASICSQNQADPRKAKQVYLNTLAIQAVKTYLQWFDLAPNWEASDSSNLILQSLSNSADLWIEGKGRVECRPVLPGESRCVIPPDTWGERLAYIAIQLNSDLTEATLIGYLPHVYYSEVPLTEFYPLDTLLEHLHPVMLTQWLDNIVESGWRTWRELCSTSEPQFALNFRSPSATASAPTLCERGKKLQLDPKGKPIGLFMGIHPMANEEFDISVQVYPLGSQSHLPSDLQLSILDDQDEVVMQASSRRTKSMQLDFSAERGDRFSVKVALGDISLTEWFMI from the coding sequence ATGATGAAAACTAATCCTACGATCGCAATTCCCTTAACCCTGACTGCCCATGAACAGGCATCCATATGCTCCCAAAATCAAGCCGATCCCCGTAAGGCGAAACAGGTCTATCTGAATACGTTAGCAATTCAGGCAGTGAAAACTTACTTACAATGGTTTGATCTCGCTCCTAATTGGGAAGCCTCTGACAGTAGTAACCTGATTTTACAATCACTTTCTAATAGTGCTGACTTATGGATTGAGGGCAAAGGTCGGGTCGAATGTCGTCCCGTTTTACCGGGAGAATCTCGGTGTGTTATTCCTCCAGATACTTGGGGCGAGCGCCTAGCCTATATTGCCATTCAACTCAACTCAGACCTCACGGAAGCTACACTTATCGGATATCTACCTCATGTCTATTACTCAGAAGTCCCATTAACTGAATTTTATCCCCTGGATACCCTTTTGGAACACTTGCATCCTGTAATGCTCACCCAATGGTTAGATAATATTGTTGAATCCGGTTGGCGCACTTGGAGGGAATTATGCTCAACCTCTGAACCCCAATTCGCGTTAAATTTTAGAAGTCCCAGTGCTACCGCTTCTGCGCCTACCCTCTGTGAACGGGGAAAAAAGCTACAATTAGACCCCAAAGGTAAGCCAATCGGATTATTCATGGGTATTCATCCGATGGCAAATGAAGAATTTGATATTTCTGTTCAAGTCTATCCCCTGGGAAGCCAATCCCATTTACCCTCAGACCTGCAACTGTCCATTCTAGACGATCAAGATGAGGTCGTCATGCAAGCCTCTTCTCGAAGGACGAAATCTATGCAACTCGATTTTAGCGCTGAACGTGGCGATCGCTTTTCAGTCAAGGTTGCCCTTGGGGATATTAGTCTGACTGAATGGTTTATGATTTAG
- a CDS encoding WD40 repeat domain-containing protein, with amino-acid sequence MTNCPVCGTEYIEGTTKLCKTCGWDLTPESIPDQVLQVLLQRERLRLAWAKGVWARARELASRVRLQSKLGEVQSQLELATQERSLLQSQLSQVYSQIEEISPAQLQALLVNQTDGGETLMELQQTQTRLQQELSQTQELLELAQSQIGSDGLDLIIGALQDPSIAVKRVAYLLLKRSGSVKARQAIEAFKLESYQLFSCVYTGEHDGPVRAIAVSSDGQWVASGSNDQTIKVWHGETGELARTLMGHSGSVLSIAISADGEILASGSSDRSIKVWNLKTGELMSTLAGYSGEVWTVAITPDNQIVAGGSEDKTIKLWNWKTGELTSTLAGYAGGVRSIAISRQGDKISGGSNDQTIKLWNLDRKELLYTLTGHSDRVRSVAISPDGQRLASGSSDQTIRLWNLETGEVEQVLSEHTAAVTSAIITADNKVLASASDDCTVKLWDLQTGNLLQTFTDHLNYVVGVAISANGDTMATGSFDHTVKIWRVVA; translated from the coding sequence GTGACCAATTGTCCTGTTTGTGGTACAGAGTATATTGAAGGAACCACGAAACTCTGTAAAACCTGTGGTTGGGATTTAACTCCAGAGTCTATTCCCGACCAAGTACTACAAGTCCTCCTGCAACGAGAACGCCTACGTTTAGCCTGGGCTAAAGGGGTTTGGGCTAGGGCTAGGGAATTAGCCTCGCGAGTGAGGTTACAGTCAAAACTGGGGGAAGTACAGTCTCAGTTAGAGTTAGCCACCCAAGAGCGATCGCTACTTCAAAGTCAACTGTCTCAAGTATATTCTCAAATAGAAGAAATTAGTCCAGCCCAACTCCAGGCGTTGTTAGTCAATCAGACGGATGGGGGAGAAACGCTGATGGAGTTGCAGCAAACTCAAACCCGGTTGCAACAGGAACTGAGCCAAACTCAAGAGTTACTGGAATTAGCCCAATCTCAAATTGGCTCAGATGGGTTAGATTTAATCATTGGAGCACTACAAGATCCATCTATTGCCGTTAAGCGAGTAGCTTATTTATTACTCAAACGTAGTGGATCGGTGAAGGCCCGGCAAGCTATAGAAGCCTTTAAGCTAGAGAGTTATCAGCTTTTTTCTTGCGTGTATACTGGGGAACATGACGGGCCGGTTCGGGCGATCGCCGTTTCTAGTGATGGCCAATGGGTGGCAAGTGGCAGTAATGACCAAACAATTAAAGTTTGGCATGGGGAAACGGGAGAACTGGCTAGAACTCTGATGGGCCATAGTGGTTCAGTCTTATCCATAGCCATTTCTGCGGATGGAGAAATTTTAGCGAGTGGCAGTAGCGATCGCTCGATTAAGGTCTGGAATCTAAAAACAGGGGAATTGATGAGTACTCTGGCGGGCTATTCTGGAGAAGTGTGGACGGTAGCCATTACTCCCGACAATCAAATTGTGGCCGGAGGCAGTGAGGATAAGACGATTAAGCTGTGGAATTGGAAAACGGGAGAGTTAACCAGCACATTAGCAGGCTATGCCGGAGGAGTTCGTTCGATTGCTATCAGTCGCCAAGGGGATAAAATTAGCGGGGGAAGTAACGATCAAACGATTAAGTTGTGGAATTTAGACCGCAAAGAGTTACTCTATACGTTAACTGGCCATAGCGATCGCGTCCGATCGGTTGCCATTAGTCCAGATGGTCAACGGTTAGCCAGTGGAAGTAGCGACCAGACCATTCGCTTATGGAATTTGGAAACCGGAGAAGTGGAACAAGTGCTTTCAGAGCATACAGCGGCTGTAACTTCGGCGATCATTACAGCAGATAACAAGGTTCTCGCCAGTGCCAGTGATGATTGTACAGTAAAGTTATGGGATTTGCAGACAGGCAACTTATTGCAAACCTTTACCGATCACCTGAATTATGTGGTTGGGGTAGCCATCAGTGCCAACGGTGACACCATGGCCACGGGAAGTTTCGATCATACCGTGAAAATTTGGCGAGTGGTGGCTTAA
- a CDS encoding ABC transporter permease — protein MQHIKLLQLFWTTSIAAELEYRLNFAIATLTSLGNLVGGIFGLFLFYRTGYTFDGWSWERALLVMGFFTLLQGISNAFLAPNLNRIVDQVEKGTLDFVLLKPISTQFWLSTRMISPWGLPDVAFGLGVILYAGNRLNLVISDFILGLFPLFFGILILYSLWFLLGTTSVWFVKIYNITEVLRALLDAGRYPVIAYPVAYRVFFTFVVPVAFLTTVPAQALLGEINITWFIGSLLLAIALLILSNAFWKFALRYYTSASS, from the coding sequence ATGCAACATATTAAGCTACTTCAGTTATTTTGGACAACTTCCATTGCCGCTGAACTTGAATACCGCCTGAATTTTGCCATTGCCACCCTCACCAGTCTTGGTAATCTTGTTGGTGGAATCTTTGGACTGTTTTTATTTTACCGAACTGGCTATACATTTGACGGTTGGTCATGGGAACGAGCTTTATTGGTGATGGGATTTTTTACCCTGCTGCAAGGCATTTCTAATGCCTTTCTTGCACCTAATCTCAATCGCATCGTAGACCAGGTAGAAAAAGGAACCCTAGATTTTGTGCTGCTCAAACCCATTAGCACCCAATTTTGGCTCTCGACACGGATGATTTCCCCTTGGGGATTACCCGATGTAGCTTTCGGCTTAGGGGTTATTCTCTATGCGGGGAATCGGCTCAATTTAGTCATCTCTGACTTCATTTTAGGCTTATTTCCCCTATTTTTCGGTATTTTAATTCTTTATAGCCTGTGGTTTCTTCTAGGTACAACTAGCGTCTGGTTTGTCAAGATTTATAATATTACAGAAGTACTCAGAGCACTTTTAGATGCTGGACGCTATCCAGTTATCGCTTATCCCGTTGCCTATCGGGTTTTCTTTACCTTTGTCGTTCCTGTTGCCTTTTTAACGACTGTTCCCGCCCAAGCACTGTTAGGAGAGATCAACATAACGTGGTTCATCGGTTCTTTACTGCTGGCGATCGCCTTATTAATCCTATCCAATGCCTTCTGGAAATTCGCTTTACGTTACTATACCAGTGCCTCTAGTTAA
- a CDS encoding ABC transporter ATP-binding protein, protein MTEETTCVIETWDLSKVYRTGFWLNQKIQSLKSCSLKVYPGETFGLLGPNGAGKTTLLKTLLGIVQPSSGRGVLLGRPLGDRNIKQRIGYLPENAYYYDYLTGWEFLHFTAGLFQIPTTVTRSRIPELLEQVGLDIKTAKNKQLRQYSKGMKQRIGFAQALINDPEVVFLDEPMSGLDPIGRYQIREIILSLKKQGKTLFFNSHILSDVEQVCDRIAILSQGDLICCGSLDELLGHAQSYQARGKGGSLEVIKRWIPNLSFDRGCWTGEVQGNPYDFIASLRLMDAELLELKLARQSLEEFFQSKIGALRAGNG, encoded by the coding sequence ATGACTGAAGAAACCACTTGTGTGATTGAAACCTGGGATTTGAGTAAGGTTTACCGGACGGGGTTTTGGTTAAACCAGAAAATTCAATCCCTCAAATCTTGCTCTCTGAAGGTGTATCCTGGCGAAACTTTTGGTTTGCTCGGCCCCAATGGTGCAGGCAAAACGACACTACTGAAGACATTACTGGGAATTGTACAGCCTAGTTCTGGACGAGGCGTTCTGTTGGGTCGTCCGTTAGGCGATCGCAACATCAAGCAACGGATCGGCTATTTGCCTGAAAACGCCTACTATTACGATTATCTCACGGGTTGGGAATTTTTGCACTTCACCGCTGGTTTATTTCAAATCCCCACAACAGTTACTCGCTCCCGTATCCCCGAACTCTTAGAGCAAGTTGGATTAGATATTAAAACGGCAAAAAATAAACAACTGCGCCAATATTCCAAGGGAATGAAACAGCGCATTGGGTTTGCCCAAGCCTTAATCAACGATCCAGAAGTCGTCTTTCTCGATGAACCCATGTCCGGGTTAGATCCCATCGGCCGCTATCAGATTCGTGAAATTATTTTATCCCTGAAAAAACAAGGCAAAACCCTGTTCTTTAACTCCCATATTTTATCGGATGTGGAACAGGTGTGCGATCGCATCGCCATTTTATCTCAAGGTGACTTAATTTGTTGTGGTTCATTAGATGAATTATTAGGTCACGCGCAATCCTACCAAGCACGAGGCAAAGGAGGATCGTTAGAAGTCATTAAGCGCTGGATTCCCAATCTCTCTTTCGATCGCGGCTGTTGGACAGGTGAAGTTCAAGGCAATCCCTATGATTTTATTGCCAGTTTGCGGTTAATGGATGCTGAATTACTGGAATTAAAGTTAGCACGTCAATCCTTAGAAGAGTTTTTCCAATCAAAAATTGGAGCGCTACGCGCTGGTAATGGGTAA
- a CDS encoding alpha/beta hydrolase — MKIKSVLMRTIYGLFLLALSLFPWSQRPARSAEKMYFTYGPLEFAMSVDALDTFAKTGEITPDFKFYAQFLEPEDLQELQLLLQQKFNLSPVAVSQMTYTAMGEEVLKRLGYLVQTQKRQNGFYALRSALILAADDPEGLTLVNIMRYFPSQGIRINTGVVFELQNLLSTFFQYRDSTVQTIIEQAKAEATLNPIAESLPDILKLGPFRVREQNLIVKTRDFLESDIDLYLPENQDQVVPLIVISHGFGSTRSNFVYLAQYLASYGFAVAIPEHIGSNLAYRQALLEGLLNTEIYPNEFVDRPYDIKLLLDELEKLQAEGVTWSQGINVESVGILGHSLGATTALSLAGAELNRERMRQECTLDNPMLNVSVLLQCRANEVNRDEQQLHDPRVRAAIAVYPLSSVIFGPEQIGQIDVPTLLMASSHDVVTPVVTEQIYPFLWLKHPEKYLALMVPGSHFSVSAPTENNNPFATESAQEKPRDNTVGINAMKSLSLAFLKVYLAQDDSYLPYLSASYAQTLSAETLQLNLIQSLDAEQLEQAYGQELPIPVVQPISQSNE, encoded by the coding sequence ATGAAGATCAAGTCAGTCCTAATGAGAACTATCTATGGATTATTTCTATTGGCATTAAGTTTATTTCCCTGGTCACAAAGACCAGCCAGAAGTGCAGAGAAGATGTATTTTACCTATGGTCCTTTAGAATTTGCGATGTCGGTAGATGCTCTCGATACGTTTGCGAAAACGGGAGAAATTACCCCGGATTTCAAGTTTTATGCCCAATTTCTGGAACCCGAAGATCTTCAAGAGTTACAATTATTACTACAACAAAAGTTTAATTTAAGTCCGGTAGCAGTTTCTCAGATGACCTATACTGCTATGGGAGAAGAAGTTTTGAAACGCTTAGGATATTTGGTACAAACTCAAAAGCGTCAAAATGGGTTTTATGCGCTCAGATCTGCCTTAATCTTAGCTGCCGATGATCCAGAAGGATTAACGTTAGTCAACATTATGCGTTATTTTCCCAGTCAAGGGATTCGGATTAATACTGGTGTGGTTTTTGAATTGCAGAACCTATTAAGCACGTTTTTTCAGTATCGAGATTCTACGGTACAAACGATTATTGAACAAGCAAAGGCAGAGGCGACTTTAAATCCGATTGCTGAGAGTCTACCGGATATCCTGAAACTTGGCCCCTTCAGGGTTCGCGAACAGAATTTAATTGTCAAAACCCGAGATTTTTTAGAGTCAGATATCGATCTCTATTTACCGGAAAATCAAGATCAAGTGGTCCCTTTAATTGTCATTTCCCATGGATTTGGCTCGACACGGAGCAATTTTGTTTACTTAGCTCAATATCTTGCCTCCTATGGATTTGCGGTTGCTATTCCTGAACATATTGGTTCTAATTTAGCGTATCGACAAGCTCTCTTAGAAGGGCTGTTGAATACAGAGATTTATCCGAATGAATTTGTCGATCGCCCCTATGATATTAAACTCTTATTAGATGAGTTAGAAAAATTACAAGCTGAAGGAGTGACTTGGTCGCAAGGCATTAATGTCGAAAGTGTCGGCATCTTAGGTCACTCCTTGGGCGCAACAACAGCATTATCCTTAGCTGGAGCAGAGTTAAATCGAGAACGTATGCGCCAGGAATGTACGTTGGATAATCCCATGTTAAATGTATCGGTACTCTTGCAATGTCGAGCTAATGAGGTCAATAGGGATGAGCAACAGTTACACGATCCTCGTGTTCGAGCGGCGATCGCTGTTTATCCTCTTAGTAGTGTGATTTTTGGCCCAGAACAAATTGGTCAAATTGATGTGCCTACCCTACTAATGGCTAGTAGTCATGATGTAGTGACTCCCGTGGTGACTGAACAAATTTATCCTTTTTTATGGCTGAAACACCCAGAAAAATACTTGGCGTTAATGGTTCCAGGGAGCCATTTTTCCGTCAGTGCCCCCACCGAAAATAATAATCCCTTCGCCACAGAATCTGCTCAAGAAAAACCCAGAGATAATACTGTGGGCATTAATGCCATGAAGAGCTTAAGTTTAGCCTTCTTGAAAGTCTATTTAGCTCAAGATGACTCTTATTTACCCTATCTGAGTGCCAGTTATGCCCAAACTCTGAGTGCAGAAACCCTACAACTGAATTTAATTCAGTCCTTAGACGCTGAACAATTAGAGCAAGCCTATGGACAAGAATTACCGATTCCAGTAGTTCAGCCCATCAGTCAGAGTAATGAGTAA
- a CDS encoding pentapeptide repeat-containing protein has protein sequence MEKISSEALLKQYAQGRRDFEGIEGVQLNLFDADLRKINFQGSNLTQAYLPYSNLSQGNLADVDLEGSLLSDTQLHGANLSQARLRSANLSRANLRYADLRGADLSYANLQNADLSYANLEKANLYGVNLRGAKLKSAQFQQANLQRCDLFRSQGADLTDAIVDPTTVLPDGHRPLGEDRDSNPDS, from the coding sequence ATGGAGAAAATCAGCTCAGAGGCTCTACTCAAACAATATGCACAGGGAAGACGGGATTTTGAAGGAATTGAGGGAGTGCAACTGAACTTGTTTGATGCCGACTTAAGGAAAATTAATTTTCAAGGGAGTAACTTAACTCAAGCTTACCTGCCCTATAGCAATCTAAGTCAAGGGAATTTAGCTGATGTAGATTTAGAAGGGAGCTTATTGAGCGATACTCAACTCCATGGGGCTAATTTATCCCAGGCTCGACTGCGATCGGCAAATTTGTCTCGGGCTAATCTTCGTTATGCCGACTTAAGAGGCGCAGATCTATCCTATGCTAACCTGCAAAATGCAGATTTATCCTATGCCAATCTAGAGAAGGCAAATCTTTACGGGGTTAACCTTCGAGGGGCAAAACTAAAATCGGCTCAATTCCAGCAGGCCAATTTGCAACGATGCGATTTATTTCGATCGCAAGGTGCAGATCTGACAGATGCCATTGTTGATCCAACGACGGTACTACCCGATGGTCATCGTCCCCTAGGGGAAGATCGAGACTCAAATCCAGATTCTTGA
- a CDS encoding sigma-70 family RNA polymerase sigma factor, protein MQHLILRGSLISTEGMAELPDLTELDQTLKPLAIAAKQHPPGSLYRKQLLEQLIRTLIDSNQLARPRRNQFKNHYAEIYAEAKQQLFYHLCHRIDDYDPDKGEVLQWANYLLEKRFFIEASRWVLQSIPRGVQRLSIDDLEKQFNQAENPVTLEQIYPERMPLVSEQVIASIRVDPDGLFQKTHVMGKPSANFQFLALRIIEGYSWQETADQLGIPLATLNRFYHRCLAKFSDQIQTYILSQPIPNSNDDEN, encoded by the coding sequence ATGCAGCACCTTATCCTTAGAGGTTCTCTCATTAGTACGGAAGGCATGGCAGAGTTACCAGACTTAACAGAGTTAGACCAAACGTTGAAACCCTTGGCGATCGCCGCCAAACAACATCCTCCTGGAAGCCTGTACCGGAAGCAGCTTTTGGAACAACTAATCCGGACTCTGATCGACTCCAATCAACTAGCCAGACCCAGGCGTAATCAATTTAAGAACCACTATGCAGAGATTTATGCAGAAGCTAAACAGCAACTGTTTTACCATCTTTGCCACCGGATTGATGATTACGATCCGGATAAAGGTGAAGTCTTGCAATGGGCAAACTATCTCTTAGAAAAACGATTTTTCATTGAAGCTTCTCGTTGGGTTTTGCAAAGCATTCCTAGGGGCGTGCAAAGACTCAGCATTGATGACTTAGAAAAACAGTTTAATCAAGCCGAAAATCCCGTCACTTTAGAACAAATCTATCCAGAACGAATGCCCTTAGTCTCGGAACAGGTGATTGCATCGATTCGTGTCGATCCAGACGGACTCTTTCAGAAGACGCACGTGATGGGAAAACCCTCTGCTAATTTTCAATTTTTAGCCCTGAGAATAATTGAAGGTTACTCCTGGCAAGAAACGGCCGATCAATTGGGAATTCCCCTAGCAACGCTAAATCGGTTTTATCATCGGTGTTTAGCTAAGTTTTCTGACCAAATTCAAACCTACATTTTGTCCCAACCTATCCCCAACTCAAACGATGATGAAAACTAA
- a CDS encoding pentapeptide repeat-containing protein — translation MANQEHFALLHEGIDTWNAWRKSHPEIVPDLRGATLKEGNFNGINWSGTHLEEVNLSGAFLSKADLKGAMVRHACLSGINLSDSDLSHANLSGSLLNQANLRRVNLSYGMLRRSDLSQSFFTQANLSHANLFESNLMGAFLNQVDFSHANLVAVDLTQAFLNQANLTAAELFQADLERAFLSESLLCRANLSKANLYRADLSDANLREADFTRSNVQDVTWKGAILTHTEFNHTKGIPIPLRFDFKNLGALFLD, via the coding sequence ATGGCCAATCAAGAACATTTCGCTTTACTTCATGAAGGAATAGACACTTGGAATGCTTGGCGCAAGAGTCATCCTGAAATTGTACCGGATCTCAGGGGAGCAACCTTAAAAGAAGGGAATTTTAATGGCATTAATTGGAGTGGAACCCATTTAGAAGAAGTTAATTTAAGTGGGGCATTTTTGAGTAAAGCTGATTTAAAAGGAGCGATGGTTCGCCATGCATGTCTGAGTGGAATTAATTTAAGTGATTCAGATTTAAGTCATGCTAATTTGAGTGGATCATTACTCAATCAAGCTAATCTCAGACGGGTGAATTTGAGTTATGGGATGTTAAGACGAAGTGATTTAAGTCAATCTTTTTTTACTCAAGCTAATTTATCCCATGCTAATTTGTTTGAGAGTAATTTAATGGGTGCATTCTTGAATCAAGTTGATTTTTCTCATGCTAACTTGGTGGCTGTGGATTTAACTCAAGCGTTCTTAAATCAGGCAAATTTAACCGCAGCCGAGTTATTTCAAGCTGACTTAGAGCGAGCCTTTTTAAGTGAATCTCTGCTGTGTCGAGCTAATCTTTCTAAGGCCAATCTTTACCGCGCTGATTTAAGTGATGCCAATTTACGCGAGGCCGATTTCACCCGTTCCAATGTCCAGGATGTTACCTGGAAAGGTGCGATTCTAACTCATACAGAGTTTAATCACACCAAAGGTATTCCCATACCTTTGCGCTTTGATTTTAAGAATTTAGGGGCTTTGTTTCTAGATTAA
- a CDS encoding GNAT family N-acetyltransferase yields the protein MNHFHIREAQTSDIQAIADLHSSQARTQIRDSSGGFLLAEITQEQVHEHMKQGTRYFLATLAPEEQAEIVGLVALSQPQITPQILETIRWTGEDYSDRLMSDRHYYIQVLVTKPGWTGKGVAQSLYRFLYKTLPGSVLSGFIVTQPITNHRSLNFHHQQGFSIIGVIDDEEFLNLKSCQRTIIYREI from the coding sequence ATGAATCATTTTCACATCCGAGAAGCCCAGACTTCTGATATTCAAGCGATTGCTGATCTTCATAGTTCCCAAGCTCGCACTCAGATCCGTGATTCTAGTGGGGGTTTCTTACTGGCAGAAATTACCCAGGAGCAAGTTCATGAGCATATGAAGCAGGGAACTCGTTATTTTTTAGCCACTTTAGCACCAGAGGAGCAAGCGGAAATTGTGGGCTTGGTGGCGCTTTCGCAACCCCAAATTACACCCCAGATCTTGGAAACGATTCGCTGGACAGGAGAAGATTATAGCGATCGCCTCATGAGCGATCGCCATTACTACATCCAAGTCTTAGTCACTAAACCAGGTTGGACAGGAAAAGGAGTTGCCCAGTCTCTGTATCGGTTTCTCTATAAAACTCTTCCCGGTTCAGTCTTATCGGGGTTTATTGTCACCCAACCCATTACCAATCATCGTTCACTCAACTTCCATCATCAGCAAGGGTTCTCAATTATTGGAGTGATCGATGATGAAGAGTTTCTGAATCTCAAATCTTGTCAAAGAACAATCATTTACCGCGAAATTTAA
- a CDS encoding DUF1499 domain-containing protein: MVAYLSCLHGIIFSNFMFSFAGKRPTNLGVKEGKLAPCPSSPNCVCSQCETTDTQHYIQPFSYAGTPSEALNKLKSIIQKMPRTAMITESENYLYAEFTSQLMGYVDDVEFYVDQTAQVIQVRSASRLGQSDLGVNRKRIEEIRSLFA; encoded by the coding sequence ATGGTAGCATACCTAAGTTGTCTGCATGGAATCATCTTTTCTAATTTTATGTTCTCATTTGCTGGAAAACGGCCCACTAATCTAGGCGTTAAAGAAGGAAAACTTGCCCCTTGTCCATCTTCTCCCAATTGTGTTTGTAGCCAATGTGAAACCACAGATACTCAACATTATATTCAACCATTCTCCTATGCGGGCACTCCCTCAGAAGCTCTGAATAAACTGAAATCAATTATCCAGAAAATGCCCCGAACTGCCATGATTACTGAATCAGAGAATTATCTTTATGCTGAGTTTACCAGCCAGCTTATGGGATATGTCGATGATGTGGAATTTTATGTGGATCAAACAGCCCAAGTTATCCAGGTGAGATCGGCTTCTCGGTTAGGTCAATCAGATTTAGGAGTCAACCGCAAACGTATCGAAGAGATTCGCAGCTTGTTTGCTTAA
- a CDS encoding NACHT domain-containing protein, with the protein MTFGDRQQTRIRHKLLLKVRHDVQAHLSQSLHHQVLTALSNEPNPLGVGRPGDIQVKLSGSPTTQLDPSTSPFNLFDQTGGVWVVLGNIGSGKTTTLLELADEAIARAQTYNHQPIPLLFDLSQWYKYTLSAWLIEQSFLKYELPRKVAKKWLFQGQILVILDNLDTLSFDRQNQTLQAIKELRANTQQSLHLILGSRIDSYKRCPTRLKLQGAVWLKPLNPTQIKDYLFQARSRELWHSLHEYKGLMSLAKTPLFLNLMTLADEEILIHAWARISDSEQQYRYLFNAYLRRLLAQDLPSDERQWYRSEQRPKPEETKHWLIALAKWMQKENRTNFASVDVNAGYFQAPEQNRHYQIGVGIATALLFGAICGVIIAALVEGLGLGLMMSLILGTVLAGLGILISLPSLRTFMLRYQLYREDLMPWDNRRFLNYASSKGLIQKIGDRYQFPHQLIQEHFAQIEEFKI; encoded by the coding sequence ATGACTTTTGGCGATCGCCAGCAGACTCGGATTCGACACAAGCTCCTTCTTAAGGTACGCCATGATGTCCAGGCGCATTTGAGTCAATCTTTACATCATCAGGTACTCACTGCTTTGAGTAATGAACCGAACCCATTAGGAGTCGGACGGCCGGGGGATATTCAGGTGAAACTGAGTGGTTCACCCACCACCCAATTAGACCCCAGCACCAGCCCCTTTAACCTGTTCGATCAGACGGGAGGCGTTTGGGTCGTGCTCGGCAATATTGGTAGCGGGAAAACCACCACGTTATTAGAATTGGCAGATGAGGCGATTGCACGCGCTCAAACCTATAACCATCAACCGATTCCCCTACTGTTTGATTTATCCCAATGGTACAAATATACCTTAAGCGCTTGGTTGATTGAGCAAAGTTTCCTGAAGTATGAACTACCTCGTAAAGTTGCGAAGAAATGGTTGTTTCAAGGACAAATTCTCGTCATCTTAGATAATCTAGATACCCTATCGTTTGATCGTCAAAATCAAACCCTACAAGCGATTAAAGAACTCCGAGCCAATACCCAACAGTCTCTCCATCTCATCCTAGGATCAAGAATTGATTCCTATAAGCGCTGTCCTACTCGGCTAAAACTTCAAGGAGCCGTTTGGTTAAAACCGCTCAATCCCACACAGATTAAAGACTATTTATTCCAAGCCAGAAGTCGAGAGCTGTGGCATAGTTTACATGAATACAAGGGACTTATGTCATTAGCTAAAACTCCTCTTTTTTTGAACTTAATGACCCTAGCCGATGAAGAAATTTTAATCCATGCTTGGGCGAGAATTTCTGACTCGGAGCAGCAATATCGCTATCTCTTCAATGCCTATTTACGTCGTTTGTTAGCCCAAGATCTACCTTCTGACGAACGGCAATGGTATCGTTCCGAGCAACGACCCAAACCAGAAGAGACCAAACATTGGTTAATTGCTTTAGCCAAATGGATGCAAAAGGAAAATCGCACCAATTTTGCGAGCGTGGATGTGAATGCTGGCTATTTCCAAGCCCCGGAACAAAATCGGCATTACCAAATTGGAGTGGGTATAGCGACAGCTTTGTTATTTGGCGCAATTTGTGGGGTGATTATTGCTGCTTTAGTTGAAGGATTAGGGTTAGGGTTAATGATGAGCTTAATTCTGGGCACCGTTTTGGCAGGACTGGGGATTCTAATTAGCTTGCCGTCATTGCGGACGTTTATGCTTCGATATCAGCTCTATCGCGAGGATCTGATGCCTTGGGATAATCGGCGCTTTCTGAACTATGCCAGTAGTAAGGGGTTGATTCAAAAAATTGGCGATCGCTATCAATTTCCCCATCAACTGATTCAGGAACATTTTGCCCAAATTGAAGAATTTAAGATCTAA